A genome region from Sceloporus undulatus isolate JIND9_A2432 ecotype Alabama chromosome 1, SceUnd_v1.1, whole genome shotgun sequence includes the following:
- the PPP4R3A gene encoding serine/threonine-protein phosphatase 4 regulatory subunit 3A has protein sequence MTDTRRRVKVYTLNEDRQWDDRGTGHVSSGYVERLKGMSLLVRAESDGSLLLESKINPNTAYQKQQDTLIVWSEAENYDLALSFQEKAGCDEIWEKICQVQGKDPSVDITQDLVDESEEERFDDMSSPGLELPSCELSRLEEIAELVASSLPSPLRREKLALALENEGYIKKLLEIFHVCEDLENTEGLHHLYEIIKGIFLLNRTALFEVMFSEECIMDVIGCLEYDPSLSQSRKHREFLTKTATFKEVIPISDPELKQKIHQTYRVQYIQDMVLPTPSVFEENMLSTLHSFIFFNKVEIVGMLQEDEKFLTDLFAQLTDEATDEEKRQELVNFLKEFCAFSQTLQPQNRDAFFKTLSNMGILPALEVILGMDDAQVRSAATDIFSYLVEYNPSMVREFVMQEAQQNDDDILLINLIIEHMICDTDPELGGAVQLMGLLRTLVDPENMLATANKTEKTEFLGFFYKHCMHVLTAPLLANTTEEKPSKDDFQTAQLLALILELLTFCVEHHTYHIKNYIINKDILRRVLVLMASKHAFLALCALRFKRKIIGLKDEFYNRYIMKSFLFEPVVKAFLSNGSRYNLMNSAIIEMFEFIRVEDIKSLTAHVIENYWKALEDVDYVQTFKGLKLRYEQQRERQDNPKLDSMRSILRNHRYRRDARTLEDEEEMWFNTDEDDMEDGEAVVPPSDKSKNDEDIMDPISKFMERKKFKESEEKEVLLKTNLSGRQSPSFKLSFSSNTKANLTSQSSASNLPGSPGSPGSPGSPGSPGSVSKSTSQMAAITTKGGLVGLVDYPDDDDEDDEESLPLSQKAKLESS, from the exons ATGACTGATACCCGGAGGAGGGTGAAGGTGTATACGCTGAACGAAGACAGACAGTGGGATGATCGGGGCACCGGACACGTGTCCTCTGGCTATGTGGAAAGGCTGAAGGGCATGTCCCTGCTAGTCAGGGCAGAGAGCGATG gttctcttcttctgGAGTCTAAAATCAATCCAAATACTGCATACCAGAAGCAACAG GACACACTGATTGTGTGGTCTGAAGCAGAGAACTATGACCTGGCACTTAGCTTTCAAGAAAAAGCTGGATGTGATGAAATATGGGAAAAAATATGTCAG GTCCAAGGAAAAGACCCTTCAGTGGACATTACTCAGGATCTGGTGGATGAATCTGAGGAGGAACGCTTTGATGATATGTCATCCCCAGGTTTGGAGTTGCCATCTTGTGAATTAAGTCGATTAGAAGAAATTGCAGAACTTGTGGCATCTTCATTACCTTCACCGTTGCGGCGTGAAAAACTTGCTTTAGCACTGGAAAATGAGGGCTATATTAAAAAGCTCTTAGAAATTTTTCATGTATGTGAGGATTTGGAGAACACTGAAGGACTGCACCATTTGTATGAAATTATTAAGGGAATCTTCCTTTTGAATAGAACTGCACTTTTTGAAGTCATGTTTTCAGAAGAATGTATAATGGATGTAATTGGATGCCTAGAATATGATCCATCTTTATCGCAGTCACGGAAACACAGGGAATTTCTGACAAAAACTGCAACATTTAAAGAGGTTATTCCAATATCTGACCCAGAGCTGAAACAAAAAATACACCAGACATATAGAGTACAGTATATTCAAGATATGGTTCTACCTACTCCTTCGGTATTTGAGGAAAACATGTTATCAACgcttcattcattcatctttttTAATAAAGTAGAAATAGTTGGTATGTTACag GAAGATGAAAAATTTTTGACAGACCTATTTGCACAACTTACAGATGAAGCTACGGATGAGGAGAAGAGGCAAGAATTG gTAAACTTCCTTAAAGAGTTCTGTGCATTTTCTCAAACATTACAGCCTCAAAACAGAGATGCTTTTTTCAAAACATTATCTAATATGGGCATCCTTCCAGCACTAGAAGTCATCCTA GGTATGGATGACGCACAAGTGCGAAGTGCAGCTACTGATATATTCTCCTATTTGGTTGAATATAATCCATCTATGGTACGAGAATTTGTCATGCAAGAAGCTCAACAGAATGATGAT gATATCTTACTCATTAACCTCATCATAGAACACATGATTTGTGATACAGATCCTGAACTTGGAGGAGCAGTCCAGCTGATGGGTCTCTTGCGTACCTTGGTGGATCCAGAAAATATGCTAGCTACTGCCAAT aaaacagaaaagacagaattcTTGGGGTTCTTCTACAAACATTGTATGCATGTCCTTACTGCACCGTTATTGGCCAATACTACAGAGGAAAAGCCTAGTAAAG atgATTTTCAAACAGCCCAGCTGTTGGCCTTGATATTAGAGTTACTAACTTTCTGTGTAGAACATCATACATACCATATAAAGAACTACATTATTAACAAGGATATTCTTCGAAGAGTGCTAGTCTTGATGGCTTCGAAGCATGCTTTCCTGGCATTAT GTGCCCTGcgttttaaaagaaagataattGGATTGAAGGATGAATTCTACAATCGCTATATAATGAAAAGTTTCTTGTTTGAACCAGTGGTCAAAGCATTTCTCAGCAATGGTTCCCGCTATAATCTGATGAACTCTGCTATTATAGAGATGTTTGAGTTCATTAGAGTG GAAGATATAAAATCCTTAACAGCTCATGTAATTGAAAATTACTGGAAAGCTCTAGAAGATGTAGACTATGTGCAGACATTCAAAGGTTTGAAATTACGTTATGAACAACAAAGGGAAAGACAAGATAATCCCAAGCTTGACAG CATGCGTTCCATCTTGAGAAACCATAGATATCGGAGAGATGCAAGGActttggaggatgaggaggagatgTGGTTTAACACTGATGAAGATGATATGGAAGATGGAGAAGCAGTTGTGCCACCCTCAGACAAAAGTAAAAATGATGAAGATATTATGGATCCTATAAGTAAATttatggagagaaaaaaat ttaaagaaagtgaagaaaaggaGGTCCTTCTTAAAACCAATCTCTCTGGTCGACAGAGCCCAAGTTTTAAACTTTCCTTCTCCAGTAATACAAAAGCTAACCTCACCAGCCAGTCATCTGCAAGTAATTTGCCTGGGTCTCCTGGATCTCCAGGATCTCCTGGTTCACCGGGATCTCCTGGATCAGTTTCTAAAAGCACATCTCAAATGGCAGCTATAACTACAAAG gGAGGATTAGTGGGTCTTGTAGATtatcctgatgatgatgatgaagatgatgaagaaagcCTACCTTTGTCACAGAAAGCAAAGCTAGAATCCTCATAA